Proteins from a genomic interval of Euleptes europaea isolate rEulEur1 chromosome 16, rEulEur1.hap1, whole genome shotgun sequence:
- the ADPRHL1 gene encoding inactive ADP-ribosyltransferase ARH2 — translation MEKFKAALLLAGVGDALGYRNFTRENNALGAKIKEELKEIGGLENLVLSSDKWPVSDNTIMHMATAEALVTDYWCLEDLYRELVKRYFDVVDKLSGRWSDPATIEGCSQLKPDNYLLAWHTPFNEKGSGFGAATKAMCLGMRYWKPERLETLIEVSIEVGRMTHNHPTGFLGSLCTALFVSYALQGKPLAQWGREMMKVVPMAEEFCKKTIRHMAEYQEHWFYFEAKWQFYLEEREITEENQNKPLFPENYDAEEREKTYRRWSSEGRGGRRGHDAPMIAYDALLGCGGDWTELCNRAMFHGGESAATGTIAACLYGLLYGLNKVPKGLYQDLEQRERLEHLGEAIYQLTTEEK, via the exons ATGGAGAAATTTAAGGCCGCTCTGTTGCTGGCAGGGGTTGGGGATGCTCTGGGATATCGGAACTTCACCCGGGAAAACAATGCTTTAGGTGCCAAGATCAAAGAGGAACTGAAGGAAATTGGAGGGCTCGAGAACCTAGTGCTGTCCTCTGACAAATGGCCTGTGAGCGACAATACTATTATGCACATGGCTACAGCTGAGGCTCTCGTTACAG ATTACTGGTGTTTAGAAGATCTGTATCGAGAACTCGTAAAACGTTATTTTGATGTTGTTGACAAACTTTCTGGAAGATGGTCAGATCCTGCTACTATTGAGGGCTGCTCACAACTGAAGCCAGACAACTACCTCCTAGCTTGGCACACACCATTTAATGAGAAAG GTTCAGGGTTTGGTGCTGCTACAAAAGCGATGTGCTTAGGGATGAGATACTGGAAGCCTGAGAGGCTGGAAACTCTCATCGAAGTGAGCATTGAAGTTGGGCGGATGACTCACAATCACCCTACAG GTTTTTTAGGATCGCTGTGCACAGCGCTGTTTGTCTCCTATGCATTGCAAGGCAAACCACTTGCCCAGTGGGGAAGAGAAATGATGAAGGTTGTCCCAATGGCTGAAGAATTCTGCAAAAAGACTATTCGGCATATGGCAG AATATCAGGAACACTGGTTTTACTTTGAAGCAAAATGGCAGTTTTATTTGGAGGAGAGAGAAATCACTGAAGAAAATCAGAATAAACCTCTGTTTCCTGAAAATTATGATgcagaggaaagagaaaag ACTTACAGGAGATGGAGTTCTGAAGGCCGTGGTGGAAGGAGAGGTCACGATGCTCCCATGATTGCATATGATGCTCTCTTGGGATGTGGCGGTGATTGGACCGAGCTTTGCAACCGTGCCATGTTCCACGGTG GTGAGAGTGCAGCCACCGGAACTATTGCTGCCTGTTTGTATGGATTGCTTTATGGCCTCAACAAGGTCCCGAAAGGCTTGTATCAGGATCTTGAACAAAGGGAAAGGCTAGAACACTTGGGAGAGGCTATTTACCAACTGACTACCGAGGAAAAGTAA